Proteins co-encoded in one Hyla sarda isolate aHylSar1 chromosome 4, aHylSar1.hap1, whole genome shotgun sequence genomic window:
- the MAPK8IP2 gene encoding C-Jun-amino-terminal kinase-interacting protein 2, which yields MADRAEMFSLSTFHSLSPPGCRPSQDISLEEFDDEDLSEITDDCGIGLNYDSDHCDKEGLGFGRCDPSRALCTFQEDFQEFEMIDEEEDEDEEEEEDELLPQENRKQVEAPPSPSASPLPPEDTLKNRPCTLRLSVPRTQDTLNNNGGFISQSDSWEDPERNETELVSQTQVTHVDLETQKEDDSDNAVTELESEDVTDVSRIVPDRNHGLGGPWAADSELRVSTPPQQNLEDLSPEQRGSTRGHPSNSSNETTSPSSDPGIEADLTSRSRFLPTGHCSQDLSSPGSDSDIEGEIEAAFAREGGRLVGNMISSISETELDLTSESSSGRSSHLTNSIEEASSPTSDQEPDHVGEGGRQGIKDSILLGKEEESGPLMVEPEEKYNTWNEEEGLCQEKEVQNKERSLESIRRSFYLPVGPKLMPETDANSEYDSDSESEADLSEDSDSPWLLSNLVNKMISEGSYPISCPDECFQRQTSPSCDTLSPASELDPETVGQEDLEADDLTSSKEPSQEIDTAQQSIELIDMETLQHSLSHHDREENGPGLYVLHDSCDTVTPIFEGLPLQLEGLSHTAKCRPQSSPGHMAKQKPWPGTEQILQERRDGWDIDRDLDSGILEDNDLCDDLCQEMDQNQPTMDISTAKTNHGFNLEYTGEEDEDIPYYRSLKSSPYHNCVGEEPFMERPTAESRILDDSLAYDSMKYTLVVDEHTQLELVSLQRCTSILSDGSDLLRACDACDLEEDDFGDDVEAHENESSSEDSSPEPNMPFSKKFLNVFVNSTSRSSSTESFGLFSCVLNGEEREQTHRAVFRFIPRHEDELELDVDDPLLVECEDGSWCRGYNMRTGERGIFPSFYAHEVVCPVKENVVIKGNSPWVQMFDVQFLGSVEVPHHQGNGILCAAMQKIATARKLTVHLRPPASCELEISLRGIKLILRGNDRPEDERCSHFFQMKNISFCGCHPRNSCYFGFITKHPVLNRFACHVFVSQDSMRRVAECVGRAFQEFYQEHVEFSCPTEDIYLE from the exons GAGGGTCTTGGCTTTGGTAGATGTGATCCTTCCCGTGCTCTCTGCACATTCCAGGAAGATTTCCAGGAATTTGAAAtgattgatgaggaagaagacgaggatgaggaagaggaggaagatgagCTCCTACCTCAAGAAAACAGAAAACAAGTAGAAGCACCTCCATCACCAAGTGCGTCTCCTTTACCACCAGAAGATACCCTGAAAAACAGGCCGTGCACCCTAAGACTTAGTGTCCCTCGAACACAG GACACACTTAACAACAACGGTGGATTCATTTCTCAGAGTGACAGCTGGGAAGATCCTGAGAGAAATGAGACTG AACTGGTATCCCAGACCCAGGTTACCCACGTTGACCTTGAAACTCAGAAAGAAGATGATAGCGATAATGCAGTCACAGAATTGGAAAGTGAAGATGTCACTGATGTCTCAAGGATTGTTCCAGACAGAAATCATGGCCTAGGAGGACCCTGGGCAGCAGATTCAGAGTTAAGGGTATCTACACCACCTCAACAGAACCTGGAAGATTTGAGCCCTGAGCAAAGGGGAAGCACAAGAGGACATCCATCAAATTCTTCAAATGAAACAACATCTCCATCTTCAGATCCGGGTATTGAGGCTGACTTGACTAGTCGAAGTCGATTCCTGCCAACAGGACACTGTAGTCAGGATCTGAGCTCCCCTGGTTCTGATTCCGACATAGAAGGTGAAATAGAAGCAGCATTTGCTCGTGAGGGGGGTAGACTTGTTGGCAACATGATCTCCTCTATATCAGAAACAGAACTGGACTTAACCAGTGAGTCAAGCAGTGGAAGGTCTTCTCACCTCACTAACTCTATTGAAGAGGCAAGCTCTCCAACCTCTGATCAAGAACCAGATCATGTGGGAGAAGGTGGACGTCAAGGAATCAAAGACTCCATCCTTCTTGGCAAAGAGGAGGAAAGCGGGCCTTTAATGGTGGAACCAGaggagaaatataatacatggaatGAAGAGGAAGGCCTTTGTCAGGAGAAAGAAGTTCAGAATAAAGAACGCAGTCTGGAAAGTATACGGCGCTCATTCTACTTACCTGTAGGGCCCAAACTTATGCCAGAAACAGATGCTAATAGTGAATATGACTCAGACTCTGAATCAGAAGCTGACCTAAGTGAGGATTCAGACTCCCCTTGGCTGCTCAGTAACCTAGTTAACAAGATGATTTCTGAAGGATCATATCCTATTTCATGTCCAGATGAGTGCTTTCAAAGGCAGACAAGTCCTTCATGTGATACTCTTTCTCCAGCCTCTGAGCTGGATCCCGAGACAGTTGGTCAAGAAGACCTTGAGGCTGATGATCTTACAAGTTCCAAAGAACCTTCACAAGAGATTGATACAGCACAACAGAGTATAGAGCTGATAGATATGGAAACGCTGCAGCATTCTCTTAGTCATCATGATAGAGAGGAAAATGGCCCTGGTTTGTATGTTCTGCATGACTCATGTGACACTGTAACACCAATATTTGAGGGACTACCTCTTCAACTGGAAGGATTATCTCATACAGCTAAATGCCGTCCCCAGTCGTCTCCAGGGCACATGGCTAAACAGAAACCTTGGCCTGGCACAGAACAAATTCTTCAAGAACGAAGAGATGGCTGGGATATTGATCGTGACTTAGATTCAGGCATTCTAGAAGATAATGATCTTTGTGATGATCTTTGTCAAGAGATGGACCAAAATCAACCTACAATGGACATTTCAACAGCAAAAACTAATCATGGCTTTAATCTAGAATACACTGGTGAGGAAGATGAAGATATTCCTTATTACAGAAGTCTAAAGAGTTCCCCTTACCATAACTGTGTTGGAGAAGAACCTTTTATGGAGCGGCCTACAGCTGAATCTCGAATCCTAGATGACTCCTTGGCCTATGATTCAATGAAATATACTTTGGTTGTGGATGAGCACACTCAGCTTGAGCTGGTCAGTCTTCAGAGATGCACTTCAATACTCAGTGATGGCAGCGACCTTCTTAGAGCTTGTGATGCTTGTGACTTGGAAGAAGATGACTTTGGAGATGATGTAGAAGCTCATGAAAATGAATCTTCATCTGAAGACTCATCACCAGAGCCCAACATGCCTTTCTCTAAAAAATTTCTCAATGTTTTTGTCAATAGTACATCCAGATCATCTA GCACTGAGTCATTTGGGCTATTTTCTTGTGTACTCAATGGAGAAGAACGTGAACAAACACACAGAGCGGTTTTCAG GTTTATTCCACGTCATGAAGATGAGCTTGAACTGGATGTTGATGACCCGTTACTGGTGGAATGTGAAGATGGTTCATGGTGCCGCGGTTATAACATGAGGACGGGAGAGCGAGGGATCTTCCCTTCATTTTATGCCCATGAAGTTGTGTGCCCAGTGAAGGAGAATGTTG TGATCAAAGGAAATTCTCCTTGGGTCCAGATGTTTGATGTGCAATTTCTGGGTTCTGTTGAAGTTCCACATCATCAGGGCAATGGTATCCTGTGTGCCGCCATGCAGAAG ATTGCAACTGCAAGAAAGCTGACAGTGCATTTACGGCCGCCTGCTAGCTGTGAACTGGAAATTTCCTTGCGTGGCATCAAACTTATTCTGAGAGGAAATGACCGACCAGAG GATGAACGTTGCAGTCATTTCTtccaaatgaaaaatatttccttCTGTGGCTGTCATCCACGCAACAGCTG TTATTTCGGCTTCATTACCAAACACCCCGTTTTAAATCGATTTGCTTGCCACGTCTTTGTTTCCCAAGACTCAATGCGGCGTGTAGCCGAGTGTGTGGG ACGGGCTTTCCAGGAATTCTATCAGGAACACGTGGAATTCAGTTGTCCCACAGAAGATATTTACTTGGAGTAA